One window of the Streptomyces sp. ITFR-21 genome contains the following:
- a CDS encoding pseudouridine-5'-phosphate glycosidase: protein MSTEHSAPRSRAVALSEEVADALVRRAPVVALESTIISHGLPRPRNLQVARELEGIVRAAGAVPATVAVLDGVPRVGLAKDQVERIAEDPSLRKLGFRDLAPALATGASGATTVSGTAFLAARAGIRVFGTGGLGGVHRGWVSVQDESADLSLLARTRITVVCAGVKSILDVPATLQRLETLGIGVLGYGTGRFPGFYLTDSGEPVDWTVEDPEQIAAVMAAQDALGGHSSALIVANPVAAELQLDPALHDRVLADALAAAGREGVTGQAVTPFLLAYLTEHTGGASLEANLAAVRGNVALAAEIAVRWSRRPRE, encoded by the coding sequence ATGAGCACTGAACATTCGGCACCGCGCAGCCGGGCCGTCGCCCTGTCCGAGGAGGTCGCGGACGCGCTGGTCCGCCGGGCCCCGGTGGTGGCGCTGGAGTCCACGATCATCTCCCACGGCCTGCCCCGGCCGCGCAACCTCCAGGTCGCCAGGGAGCTGGAGGGGATCGTACGGGCGGCCGGGGCGGTGCCGGCCACCGTGGCGGTGCTCGACGGGGTGCCGCGGGTGGGGCTCGCCAAGGACCAGGTCGAGCGGATCGCCGAGGACCCCTCCCTGCGCAAGCTGGGGTTCCGGGATCTGGCGCCGGCACTGGCCACGGGCGCGAGCGGGGCGACGACGGTGTCGGGCACCGCCTTCCTGGCCGCCCGCGCCGGCATCCGGGTGTTCGGCACCGGCGGCCTCGGCGGGGTGCACCGCGGCTGGGTGAGCGTACAGGACGAGTCCGCCGACCTGTCGCTGCTGGCCAGGACCCGGATCACCGTGGTGTGCGCGGGCGTGAAGTCGATCCTGGACGTGCCCGCCACCCTCCAGCGGCTGGAGACCCTCGGCATCGGCGTCCTCGGCTACGGCACCGGCCGCTTCCCCGGCTTCTACCTCACCGACTCCGGCGAGCCGGTGGACTGGACGGTCGAGGACCCGGAGCAGATCGCCGCGGTGATGGCCGCGCAGGACGCGCTGGGCGGCCACAGCTCAGCGCTGATCGTCGCCAATCCGGTGGCCGCGGAACTCCAGCTCGACCCCGCCCTGCACGACCGGGTGCTCGCCGACGCGCTGGCCGCCGCCGGCCGGGAGGGCGTCACCGGGCAGGCGGTCACGCCGTTCCTGCTGGCGTACCTCACCGAGCACACCGGCGGCGCCTCACTGGAGGCCAATCTCGCGGCGGTACGCGGCAATGTCGCGCTGGCGGCGGAGATCGCGGTGCGGTGGTCGCGGCGGCCGCGGGAATGA
- a CDS encoding carbohydrate kinase family protein, protein MSAPVAPGGGLLVVGDVVTDVVARHTEPLAPDTDTAARIALRPGGAGANVACWAASRGAAVRLLARVGADSADWHRAELRSAGVEPVLRIDPELPTAMVIALVDAAAERTLVTDSGASLRLGPADWAEELLDGAGHVHLSGYLFFSAPGRELAAVVAGSARARGLPVSVDPASAGFIRQLGVARFLDAVAGTDLLLPNAAEAALLSGRSEPALAAAELSARCGGEVVVTLGAGGALAAARGRLAARVPAVAAGAVDTTGAGDAFTGGLLAARLSGADLPSALAAGCRTGAAAVAVVGGRPR, encoded by the coding sequence ATGAGCGCACCCGTGGCGCCCGGAGGCGGGTTGCTGGTGGTCGGCGACGTGGTCACCGATGTGGTGGCCCGGCACACCGAGCCGCTGGCCCCCGACACCGACACGGCGGCCCGGATCGCGCTGCGGCCGGGCGGCGCCGGGGCCAACGTGGCCTGCTGGGCGGCGAGTCGGGGCGCCGCGGTGCGGCTGCTGGCGCGGGTGGGCGCGGACAGCGCGGACTGGCACCGGGCCGAACTGCGGTCGGCGGGCGTCGAACCGGTGCTGCGGATCGACCCCGAGCTGCCCACCGCGATGGTGATCGCGCTGGTCGACGCGGCGGCCGAGCGGACCCTGGTGACGGACAGCGGCGCTTCCCTACGGCTCGGGCCGGCCGACTGGGCCGAGGAGCTGCTGGACGGCGCCGGGCATGTGCACCTGTCGGGCTATCTCTTCTTCTCCGCCCCCGGCCGGGAGTTGGCCGCCGTGGTGGCCGGGTCGGCCCGCGCCCGCGGCCTCCCGGTGAGCGTCGACCCGGCGTCGGCGGGCTTCATCCGGCAGCTCGGGGTGGCCCGCTTCCTGGACGCCGTGGCCGGTACGGATCTGCTGCTGCCCAACGCGGCGGAGGCGGCGCTGCTGTCCGGGCGGTCGGAACCGGCCCTGGCGGCAGCGGAGTTGAGCGCGCGCTGCGGTGGCGAGGTGGTGGTGACGCTGGGGGCGGGCGGCGCGCTGGCGGCGGCACGCGGGCGGCTGGCCGCCCGCGTGCCGGCCGTCGCGGCGGGCGCGGTGGACACCACGGGCGCCGGCGACGCGTTCACCGGCGGCCTGCTGGCCGCCCGCCTGTCGGGCGCGGACCTCCCGTCGGCGCTGGCCGCGGGGTGCCGTACGGGCGCCGCGGCGGTGGCAGTCGTGGGCGGCCGGCCGCGCTGA
- a CDS encoding iron-containing redox enzyme family protein codes for MLRDEMEQLAAARMERIFEKVPRAREFHDTTWTDRDYYRRHLVETVLRIRLNNEVDAYGLYKVGWQDHRLASTLARYLAEENNHEGMFLKDLDKFGLSKADIDAIRPLPSTEYLMGYMYFSINNDGPLPTTVWNWFVEWYSDRYNPGITKYAAEVFGEDMVRGSHAHIAYDEAHDHDELMWSTVERAVSGWGSFDTAARHLVNFVDLIGLYFTELHDETVGKKS; via the coding sequence ATGCTGCGCGACGAAATGGAACAACTGGCCGCGGCCCGGATGGAGCGGATTTTCGAGAAGGTCCCCAGGGCGCGTGAGTTCCACGACACGACCTGGACCGACCGCGACTACTACCGGCGGCACCTGGTCGAGACCGTGCTCCGGATCCGTCTCAACAACGAGGTCGACGCCTACGGCCTGTACAAGGTCGGCTGGCAGGACCACCGGCTCGCCTCGACGCTCGCCCGCTACCTCGCCGAGGAGAACAACCACGAGGGCATGTTCCTCAAGGACCTGGACAAGTTCGGGCTGAGCAAGGCCGACATCGACGCGATACGCCCGCTACCGTCGACGGAATACCTCATGGGCTACATGTACTTCTCCATCAACAATGACGGGCCGCTGCCCACCACGGTCTGGAACTGGTTCGTGGAGTGGTATTCCGACCGCTACAACCCCGGCATCACCAAGTACGCCGCCGAGGTGTTCGGAGAGGACATGGTCAGGGGTTCGCACGCGCATATCGCCTACGACGAGGCGCACGACCATGACGAGCTGATGTGGTCGACCGTGGAACGCGCGGTGAGCGGCTGGGGCAGTTTCGACACGGCCGCCCGGCACCTGGTCAACTTCGTCGATCTGATCGGCCTGTACTTCACCGAACTCCACGACGAGACCGTCGGCAAGAAGTCCTGA
- a CDS encoding ATP-grasp domain-containing protein produces MTEPSVLILEPESSGLELVGAAAALGFTAHLFDRRRLRDMPRVVRDAVATGRATFRRVEIRSAPAVTEAALELAAQSELAAVVPGFEYAVPTAAVVAWKLGLPGLHPEAAEALRDKGRMKERLTAAGVPVAPGALVDARRSGERELEAVAGRIGFPAVVKPVDGSGSLGVRRADDYGTLRRHIALAAGGPTDDMGKLVGERLLVEAYVAGPEFSVEGYAGPAGVTVVAVTEKQLGPEPWFVEVGHVVQAALSAADRESLEATARSAVRALGLTCGVFHLEARLGSQGPVVLEVAARLGGDRIPRLVAAVDGHELPRTMIRLLAGLPVAPPDTSQVAPPDTGRTADAARTADAGPVAAARFLTAAEPARLADPGRLARQLRALPGCLEADVTAPPGATVLPARDFRQRFGHLVATAPDRRSLDAVLDEADRLVGAALERPRPSQPRPSRLAANDRPRSTS; encoded by the coding sequence GTGACGGAGCCTTCCGTCCTCATACTCGAACCGGAATCGTCGGGGCTCGAACTCGTCGGCGCGGCGGCGGCCCTGGGCTTCACCGCCCACCTCTTCGACCGGCGGCGGTTGCGGGACATGCCGCGGGTGGTGCGAGACGCCGTCGCCACGGGAAGGGCGACGTTCCGCCGGGTGGAGATCCGCTCCGCACCGGCCGTCACCGAGGCCGCGCTGGAACTGGCCGCGCAGAGTGAACTGGCGGCGGTGGTACCCGGGTTCGAGTACGCGGTGCCCACCGCGGCGGTCGTCGCGTGGAAGCTCGGCCTGCCGGGGCTGCACCCGGAGGCGGCCGAGGCTCTGCGGGACAAGGGGCGGATGAAGGAGCGGCTCACCGCGGCGGGCGTCCCGGTGGCGCCGGGCGCCCTGGTGGACGCCCGGCGGTCCGGCGAGCGGGAGCTGGAGGCCGTCGCCGGGCGCATCGGATTCCCGGCCGTGGTCAAACCCGTCGACGGCTCGGGCAGCCTGGGCGTCCGCCGGGCGGACGACTACGGCACGCTGCGGCGCCACATCGCCCTGGCGGCCGGCGGCCCGACGGACGACATGGGCAAGCTGGTCGGCGAACGGCTGCTGGTCGAGGCGTACGTGGCCGGTCCCGAGTTCAGCGTGGAGGGATACGCCGGGCCGGCGGGGGTCACCGTCGTGGCCGTCACCGAGAAGCAACTGGGGCCGGAGCCCTGGTTCGTGGAGGTGGGACACGTCGTGCAGGCTGCCCTGTCCGCGGCGGACCGGGAGTCGCTGGAGGCGACCGCCCGGTCCGCCGTCCGCGCGCTCGGTCTGACCTGTGGTGTGTTCCATCTCGAAGCACGGCTCGGCTCGCAGGGGCCGGTGGTGCTCGAAGTCGCCGCGCGTCTGGGCGGGGACCGCATTCCCCGCCTGGTGGCGGCGGTGGACGGCCATGAGCTGCCCCGGACCATGATCCGTCTGCTGGCCGGCCTGCCGGTCGCCCCGCCGGACACGTCTCAGGTCGCCCCGCCGGACACCGGACGGACCGCGGACGCCGCGAGGACCGCGGACGCGGGTCCGGTGGCCGCGGCCAGGTTCCTCACCGCGGCCGAACCCGCCCGTCTCGCCGACCCCGGACGACTCGCCCGGCAACTGCGCGCCCTGCCGGGCTGCCTGGAGGCCGACGTCACCGCCCCGCCCGGCGCGACCGTGCTCCCCGCCCGCGACTTCCGGCAGCGTTTCGGGCACCTGGTCGCCACCGCCCCGGACCGCCGCAGCCTGGACGCCGTACTCGACGAGGCCGACCGGCTGGTGGGCGCGGCCCTGGAAAGACCTCGCCCCTCGCAACCCCGGCCATCGCGGCTTGCCGCCAACGACCGACCACGGAGCACCTCATGA
- a CDS encoding ABC transporter substrate-binding protein yields MTPVVLRVQLGEPSAIDPGRAFEHDGALVAGLIADPLVDCDPATGRLAPAAADSWEVAPDGLSVRFRLRPGVLFHHGRPVTARDYRYSLSRVVRPETDSPMAAHLAAVEGYEEVTAGRAESLSGVLAPADDELLVRLTRPFHEIAAVFSQRVTAPVPAELVERDPAGFALRPVSNGPYAVAENNGRRPGAGPVLDRFPGYYGANAAYRDGGRGRAGRIEFSVFDDMADACLAFFRGELDVTEVPADAAAQASAAGGAAFHSTPNPMVTFLGFPVPIAPFDDPVVRRAVAMCIDREGIGKRRFAGMRPVAGRMVPPVLDPDGGPRLDLPHDPAAARRLLAERAVPEPERAVRVLFNGGQGHEGWVGDVARDIAEGLGWRVEPQRLDWPGYLRELPHTSGLFRTNWAVDYLSVDNALHPLAHGDAVGESNHARYRGAADALIDRARATLDADARRELYRRAEQRVLADLPYLPLWEGALYHLVDPVRVRPAGPVTDVFGVPVLRQFAVSAPPTGAGR; encoded by the coding sequence GTGACCCCGGTTGTGCTGCGGGTGCAGTTGGGCGAACCCTCGGCGATCGACCCCGGCCGGGCGTTCGAGCACGACGGCGCCCTGGTCGCGGGCCTGATCGCGGATCCGCTGGTGGACTGCGACCCGGCCACCGGCCGGCTGGCGCCGGCGGCGGCCGACTCCTGGGAGGTGGCCCCCGACGGCCTGTCCGTGCGGTTCCGGCTGCGGCCCGGGGTGCTGTTCCACCACGGCCGGCCGGTCACCGCGCGGGACTACCGGTACTCGCTGTCCCGGGTGGTCAGGCCGGAGACCGACTCGCCGATGGCCGCGCACCTCGCGGCCGTCGAGGGATACGAGGAGGTGACCGCCGGGCGGGCCGAGTCGCTCAGCGGAGTGCTGGCGCCGGCGGACGACGAGCTGCTGGTACGGCTGACCCGGCCGTTCCACGAGATCGCCGCGGTGTTCAGCCAGCGGGTGACCGCACCGGTACCCGCCGAACTGGTGGAGCGTGACCCGGCCGGCTTCGCCCTGCGGCCGGTGAGCAACGGCCCGTACGCCGTGGCCGAGAACAACGGCCGGCGGCCCGGGGCCGGTCCGGTCCTCGACCGCTTCCCCGGCTACTACGGCGCCAACGCCGCCTACCGGGACGGCGGGCGCGGCCGGGCCGGGCGGATCGAGTTCTCCGTCTTCGACGACATGGCGGACGCCTGCCTGGCCTTCTTCCGCGGCGAGTTGGACGTCACGGAGGTGCCCGCCGACGCCGCCGCGCAGGCGAGCGCGGCGGGCGGCGCGGCGTTCCACAGCACCCCGAACCCGATGGTGACCTTTCTGGGCTTCCCCGTTCCCATCGCGCCCTTCGACGATCCGGTGGTGCGGCGGGCGGTGGCGATGTGCATCGACCGGGAGGGCATCGGCAAACGGCGCTTCGCCGGGATGCGGCCGGTCGCCGGGCGCATGGTGCCCCCGGTCCTCGATCCGGACGGCGGTCCCCGGCTCGACCTGCCGCACGATCCCGCCGCCGCACGCCGGTTGCTGGCCGAGCGGGCGGTGCCCGAGCCGGAGCGGGCGGTGCGGGTACTGTTCAACGGCGGTCAGGGACACGAGGGATGGGTCGGGGACGTGGCGCGGGACATCGCCGAGGGGCTGGGCTGGCGGGTCGAGCCGCAGCGCCTGGACTGGCCCGGCTACCTGCGCGAACTGCCGCACACCTCGGGGCTGTTCCGGACGAACTGGGCGGTGGACTACCTGTCGGTGGACAACGCGCTGCACCCGTTGGCACACGGCGACGCGGTGGGCGAGTCGAACCACGCGCGCTACCGCGGCGCCGCGGACGCGCTGATCGACCGGGCGCGGGCCACCCTCGACGCCGACGCCCGGCGGGAGTTGTACCGGCGGGCCGAACAACGGGTGCTGGCCGATCTGCCCTACCTGCCGCTCTGGGAGGGCGCGCTGTACCACCTCGTCGACCCCGTACGGGTACGGCCGGCCGGGCCGGTGACCGATGTGTTCGGGGTACCGGTGCTGCGGCAGTTCGCCGTGTCCGCGCCGCCGACGGGAGCCGGCCGGTGA
- a CDS encoding FAD-binding oxidoreductase: protein MSGTAARSLAGRLRSLVPDDCLLLPSSPGYDRARPVYNRMHDARPAAIVRSLDETVLHQAVSTAAELGVRIAVRGGGHHIGGFSTVEDGLLIDFSVFRGVFPDPGAGTVRVQPGARLADLDARLSSAGRCVPSGTVSDTGVTGLTLGGGIGWLVAEYGLTCDHLIGARVLAADGRVLEVSPQRHPDLLFALRGGGVGAFGIVLELRFRTIPLPRITAGSVRFPLDRAAGVLRRLHGLLRERTPVATTLAPALVHRDGVPELSVDLCCHDDGAQAARIREAIGGDWSDVVARDYREWQAHFDSAFLPPMRGYWKSVHFPHLALDPDTLVAAMRAAPTARCSAVVEYFNPDTLRARAEGSAYPLRESRMGVLLSARWPDRGDDDAHVRWARTWADTLRAAGGAKAYSNYSDASDSHRSLTLDDPVLGGAFRRLERAYDPDRLFARGHRTALTG from the coding sequence ATGAGCGGCACCGCGGCCCGGTCCCTGGCCGGGCGGCTGCGCTCCCTGGTCCCCGACGACTGCCTGCTGCTGCCGTCGTCACCCGGCTACGACCGGGCCCGGCCGGTGTACAACCGGATGCACGACGCCCGGCCCGCGGCGATCGTGCGCAGCCTGGACGAGACGGTGCTGCACCAGGCCGTCAGCACCGCGGCGGAGCTCGGCGTGCGCATCGCCGTGCGCGGCGGCGGCCACCACATCGGCGGGTTCTCCACCGTCGAGGACGGGCTGCTGATCGACTTCTCGGTGTTCCGGGGCGTCTTCCCCGACCCCGGCGCCGGCACCGTGCGGGTGCAGCCCGGGGCGCGCCTGGCGGACCTGGACGCGCGGCTGTCCTCGGCCGGCCGCTGCGTGCCGTCGGGCACGGTCAGCGACACCGGGGTCACCGGGCTCACCCTCGGCGGCGGTATCGGCTGGCTCGTCGCCGAATACGGGCTGACCTGCGACCACCTGATCGGGGCCCGGGTCCTGGCGGCCGACGGCCGGGTCCTGGAGGTGTCGCCGCAGCGGCACCCCGACCTGCTCTTCGCGCTGCGCGGCGGCGGGGTCGGCGCGTTCGGGATCGTCCTGGAGCTGCGCTTCCGGACGATCCCGCTGCCGCGGATCACCGCCGGCTCCGTACGCTTCCCGCTGGACCGGGCGGCCGGCGTGCTGCGGCGGCTGCACGGCCTGCTCCGGGAGCGCACGCCGGTCGCGACGACCCTCGCCCCGGCGCTGGTCCACCGCGACGGCGTCCCCGAACTGTCCGTCGACCTGTGCTGCCACGACGACGGCGCGCAGGCCGCCCGGATCAGGGAGGCGATCGGCGGCGACTGGTCGGATGTCGTGGCCCGCGACTACCGGGAGTGGCAGGCGCACTTCGACTCCGCCTTCCTGCCGCCGATGCGCGGGTACTGGAAGTCCGTGCACTTCCCGCACCTCGCGCTCGACCCGGACACGCTGGTGGCGGCGATGCGGGCCGCGCCCACCGCGCGGTGCTCGGCCGTCGTGGAGTACTTCAACCCCGACACGCTGCGGGCCCGTGCCGAGGGCTCGGCGTACCCGCTGCGGGAGTCCCGGATGGGCGTACTGCTGTCGGCGCGCTGGCCGGACCGCGGCGACGACGACGCGCACGTGCGGTGGGCCCGGACCTGGGCTGACACCCTGCGGGCGGCCGGCGGCGCGAAGGCGTATTCCAACTACTCCGACGCCTCCGACTCCCATCGGAGCCTGACGCTGGACGACCCGGTGCTCGGCGGCGCGTTCCGCCGGCTGGAGCGCGCGTACGACCCGGACCGGCTGTTCGCCCGCGGCCACCGCACCGCGCTGACCGGCTGA
- a CDS encoding ATP-grasp domain-containing protein: MSSQLPASLAAEAAEAAKPGRADGQDGRDGTSSGTSADGTSGSGAPAGTAAAAAPPLLLVINRFDDEFGEYHRFLRDTDHRLAYLATADALAPLDLDGAVETVVVPDLDHDTLLAAARRITDRHGPLAGIVGVSEFDLSTAARLRAELGVPGWSSAYTDRFRDKTLMKQWILRAGLRAPAYREIGPGADAPSLVAEFGLPLILKPRDGAASRGVVLVRTEQELVLALADVDSPQGYEAEEYVEGAIHHVDGIRRGGRFHFVSVSRYVNTCLDFTQGVPLGSVLLDPGPRREELTGFTADCLDALELRDGPFHLEVIVTASGEPVFLEVGLRPGGAGVPFLHRDLFGIDLFEEAFRTTVGLPPLTAEEDLRTESAGGWLVFPEPRPWPARVTGRTSLVGDIPEVYAEALPRPGHVFDGQGGYDHAGGRFLLRGANEAQVREAVLAAIDRYVLETEPAAER; this comes from the coding sequence ATGAGCAGCCAACTCCCCGCCTCCCTCGCCGCCGAGGCAGCCGAAGCGGCCAAACCGGGCAGGGCGGACGGCCAGGACGGCAGGGACGGCACAAGCAGCGGCACCAGCGCCGACGGGACCAGCGGTTCGGGCGCCCCGGCCGGGACGGCCGCCGCGGCGGCGCCGCCCCTACTGCTCGTCATCAACCGCTTCGACGACGAGTTCGGCGAGTACCACCGCTTCCTGCGCGACACCGACCACCGGCTGGCGTACCTCGCCACCGCGGATGCCCTGGCCCCGCTCGACCTGGACGGCGCGGTGGAGACCGTGGTCGTACCGGACCTCGACCACGACACCCTGCTGGCGGCGGCCCGCCGGATCACCGACCGGCACGGGCCGCTCGCCGGGATCGTCGGGGTCTCGGAGTTCGACCTGTCCACCGCGGCCCGCCTGCGCGCGGAGCTCGGCGTGCCCGGCTGGAGCAGCGCGTACACCGACAGGTTCCGGGACAAGACTTTGATGAAGCAGTGGATCCTCCGCGCCGGACTGCGCGCGCCCGCCTACCGGGAGATCGGCCCGGGGGCCGACGCGCCGTCCCTGGTGGCCGAGTTCGGACTGCCGTTGATCCTCAAACCCCGCGACGGCGCCGCCTCGCGCGGGGTGGTCCTGGTGCGGACGGAGCAGGAACTGGTCCTGGCCCTCGCGGACGTGGACAGCCCGCAGGGATACGAGGCCGAGGAGTACGTCGAAGGCGCCATCCACCACGTCGACGGCATCCGCCGGGGCGGCCGCTTCCACTTCGTGTCGGTCTCCCGATACGTCAACACCTGCCTGGATTTCACCCAGGGTGTGCCGCTCGGCTCGGTGCTGCTCGATCCGGGACCGCGCCGCGAGGAACTGACCGGTTTCACCGCCGACTGCCTGGACGCCCTGGAGCTGCGGGACGGCCCGTTCCATCTGGAGGTGATCGTCACCGCCTCCGGCGAACCGGTGTTCCTGGAGGTGGGCCTGCGCCCCGGCGGCGCCGGGGTGCCCTTCCTGCACCGCGACCTCTTCGGCATCGACCTGTTCGAGGAGGCGTTCCGGACGACGGTCGGCCTGCCGCCGCTGACCGCCGAGGAGGACCTGCGCACCGAGAGCGCCGGCGGCTGGCTGGTGTTCCCCGAGCCGCGGCCGTGGCCGGCGCGGGTGACCGGGCGCACCTCCCTGGTCGGGGACATCCCCGAGGTCTACGCCGAGGCGCTGCCGAGGCCGGGCCACGTCTTCGACGGCCAGGGCGGATACGACCACGCCGGAGGGCGTTTCCTGCTGCGCGGCGCGAACGAGGCGCAGGTGCGGGAAGCGGTGCTGGCGGCGATCGACCGCTACGTCCTGGAGACCGAGCCCGCGGCCGAGCGGTGA
- a CDS encoding DUF6343 family protein, with product MRRGGSEPVQARSPLRLRLGLALLGVGCGTAAAVGFALAGRPGRAAVLAAVAALAAVDAVVVLRRIRQGARYQPGREVPPYRPAERKRWR from the coding sequence ATGCGCAGAGGCGGATCGGAACCTGTCCAGGCCCGCAGCCCGCTGCGGCTGCGGCTGGGGCTCGCACTGCTCGGGGTCGGCTGCGGGACGGCGGCGGCCGTCGGCTTCGCCCTGGCGGGACGGCCGGGGAGGGCGGCGGTGCTGGCGGCTGTCGCCGCTCTGGCGGCGGTCGACGCGGTGGTGGTGCTCCGGCGCATCCGGCAGGGGGCGCGCTACCAGCCGGGGCGGGAGGTGCCGCCGTACCGGCCGGCCGAGCGGAAGCGGTGGCGATGA
- a CDS encoding aminotransferase class IV has protein sequence MTTTSAAPVMEIDGAPATAETLAPVLAGYGHFTAMQVRGGRVRGAALHAARLDAASRELFGTGMDGGRFRGLVRHALASAGRADASVRVNVFQPKEAPGAPVCALVTVGPPAAMEQGPYRLKSVSYQRPVAHLKHVGGFGQGYHVRRAAAEGCQEALLTGPDGLIAEGAVTNIGFVEGGTVVWPAAPMLRGITLQVMERELTAAGVPQTGRPVRLADVGGYDGAFVLNSRGMAVVRAIDTTAVPVDAELLTRIRALYDAAPWDAF, from the coding sequence GTGACCACGACTTCTGCCGCGCCGGTGATGGAGATCGACGGCGCGCCCGCCACCGCGGAGACGCTCGCGCCCGTACTGGCCGGCTACGGGCACTTCACCGCGATGCAGGTGCGCGGCGGGCGGGTGCGCGGGGCGGCGCTGCACGCGGCGCGGCTGGACGCGGCGAGCCGGGAGCTGTTCGGGACCGGGATGGACGGCGGGCGGTTCCGCGGGCTGGTACGGCACGCGCTGGCGAGCGCGGGCCGCGCGGACGCCTCGGTGCGGGTGAACGTCTTTCAGCCGAAGGAGGCACCGGGTGCCCCCGTCTGCGCGCTGGTCACCGTCGGGCCGCCGGCCGCGATGGAGCAGGGGCCGTACCGGCTGAAGTCGGTGTCCTACCAGCGGCCGGTCGCCCACCTCAAGCACGTGGGCGGCTTCGGCCAGGGCTACCACGTCCGCCGGGCGGCGGCGGAGGGCTGCCAGGAAGCCCTGCTGACCGGCCCGGACGGCCTGATCGCGGAAGGCGCCGTCACCAACATCGGCTTCGTCGAGGGCGGCACCGTGGTCTGGCCGGCCGCTCCCATGCTGCGGGGTATCACCCTTCAGGTGATGGAGCGCGAACTCACCGCGGCCGGCGTCCCGCAGACCGGCCGGCCGGTGCGGCTCGCCGACGTCGGCGGCTACGACGGCGCCTTCGTGCTCAACTCCCGCGGGATGGCGGTGGTCCGTGCCATCGACACCACGGCCGTACCGGTGGACGCCGAACTCCTGACCCGGATCAGGGCGTTGTACGACGCCGCGCCCTGGGACGCCTTCTGA
- a CDS encoding MFS transporter: MRGALRRWARDQVPEHPVGRAVAASALVGWAGTGVWISASALFFTKLLGLTAVQVGNGLAMGGVLGLLAMVPISSLARRRHAGRAAAVLQAVRGLTFLSFLMVDSVASFYVALALVSVTDGPGKMFGQIVVGRFVPEPDRTGTMAGVQVATNVGVTLGALLGTAGLLRVDRTAFDAVVAVVAAAFFLSAWLLAHTTWRKPQFGPAEPADGSEPADGGGAPGRRTLRSMALPLRDLRFTLLTAGNGLLSLHIPLIAVMTPLWLGHRTSVPPAAMGGLLLLNTVTVVALQVPLGRRVKGVHGGVRASYAAGALQAAGCGLLALAAFVPVGWALAGLAGAVLAFTLGEIVQVTAGWTLSFAFAPEDHRQSVYLGFFGVGTEAVAVFGPAALAWLTTFYGAPGFIAVAALLALAAALTHRAATRPPPTDAPAPEPAPARSPA; this comes from the coding sequence GTGAGGGGCGCGCTGCGGCGCTGGGCCCGCGACCAGGTGCCGGAGCATCCGGTGGGCCGGGCGGTGGCGGCGTCGGCGCTGGTCGGCTGGGCCGGCACCGGGGTGTGGATCTCCGCGTCGGCCCTGTTCTTCACCAAGCTGCTGGGGCTGACGGCGGTCCAGGTGGGCAACGGGCTGGCGATGGGCGGCGTGCTGGGCCTGCTGGCCATGGTGCCGATCTCCTCGCTCGCCCGCCGCCGCCACGCCGGCCGGGCCGCGGCGGTACTCCAGGCCGTGCGGGGCCTTACCTTCCTGTCCTTCCTCATGGTCGACTCGGTGGCCTCCTTCTACGTGGCGCTGGCGCTGGTGTCGGTGACCGACGGGCCCGGCAAGATGTTCGGACAGATCGTGGTCGGCCGCTTCGTGCCCGAGCCGGACCGTACCGGGACGATGGCCGGTGTCCAGGTGGCGACCAACGTCGGGGTGACGCTGGGGGCGCTGCTGGGCACGGCGGGCCTGCTGCGCGTCGACCGGACGGCGTTCGACGCCGTGGTGGCCGTGGTGGCCGCGGCGTTCTTCCTGTCCGCGTGGCTGCTCGCGCATACGACCTGGCGCAAGCCGCAGTTCGGCCCGGCAGAGCCCGCCGACGGCTCGGAGCCCGCCGACGGCGGCGGCGCGCCCGGCAGGCGGACGCTGCGGTCGATGGCGCTGCCGCTGCGGGACCTCAGGTTCACGCTGCTGACGGCGGGGAACGGCCTGCTCTCGCTGCACATCCCGCTGATCGCTGTGATGACGCCGCTGTGGCTGGGCCACCGCACGTCGGTCCCGCCCGCGGCCATGGGGGGGCTGCTGCTGCTCAACACCGTCACCGTGGTCGCGCTGCAGGTGCCGTTGGGCCGCCGGGTGAAGGGGGTACACGGTGGAGTGCGGGCGTCGTACGCGGCGGGCGCGCTGCAGGCGGCCGGCTGCGGCCTGCTCGCGCTGGCGGCTTTCGTCCCGGTGGGCTGGGCGCTGGCGGGCCTGGCCGGAGCGGTCCTCGCCTTCACCCTCGGCGAGATCGTCCAGGTGACGGCCGGCTGGACACTGTCCTTCGCCTTCGCCCCCGAGGACCACCGCCAGTCCGTCTACCTGGGCTTCTTCGGAGTCGGAACGGAAGCGGTGGCGGTGTTCGGACCGGCCGCGCTGGCCTGGCTGACCACCTTCTACGGTGCCCCCGGCTTCATCGCCGTCGCCGCCCTGCTGGCCCTCGCCGCGGCCCTCACCCACCGCGCCGCCACTCGCCCGCCCCCCACGGACGCCCCCGCACCCGAGCCCGCCCCGGCCCGCTCCCCCGCCTGA